In one Verrucomicrobiota bacterium genomic region, the following are encoded:
- a CDS encoding carboxy terminal-processing peptidase: MKALIKLSVILGLLLALAHPARAADDLAVLANGGGSYAARIPKPEDRAIARVIAGLLEKVHYTKHPLDAEYSGKFLDKYLDALDPSHMLFLQSDLEEFEKYRATLGDLTRRLGDTLPAEIIFARFMERSDQQAVYVTNLVATEKFTFDTDERYIFNRRDVPRPKDLTAAKALWKERLRFEFLQDKLNKEKPEVIVKNIVRRYARQLRMLRELDTDEVLQIYMTALTHCYDPHSEYMGKPALENFNISMRLSLFGIGALLRSEDGFCKIVELTPGGPADRSKKFKPNDRIVAVAQGTNEWVDVVDMKLNKVVEQIRGPEGTEVRLRVIPADAPNEGDRKEITIIREKIKMDEAEAKAKLIELPAENGKPAHRLGIIDLPSFYADLGNRQAGRKDCTDDVNKLLLKLVAENVEGVILDLRRNGGGALDDAVKMSGLFIKDGPIVQVRDPDGTINVDKDIDPSISYNGPLIILTSRFSASASEILAGAMQDYGRALVVGDISTHGKGTVQIVEGLNRFVRLTNDIGALKFTIRKFYRANGSSTQLKGVTPDVVLPSINNHAEVGEGQLPNALEWDTIPSAKYDPVNYVAPQLDELRKRSEARVAADKDFQWLQKEIAIFKKNQKEKSVSLNEQQRLKEKKESEARSEARKKELRTRPEPSYKIYDFTLKNVDKPGLPPATVKTNAPPSVSAKKKDEKKNEPTKPKDPTHGTGEDLDEDAKDDSPVNGVDVTLEETKRILLDMIDLSAKK, translated from the coding sequence ATGAAGGCTTTGATTAAGTTGAGTGTTATATTGGGACTGTTACTCGCACTGGCACACCCAGCGCGGGCAGCGGATGATTTGGCGGTGCTTGCCAACGGTGGGGGCTCCTATGCCGCACGGATTCCCAAACCGGAAGACCGCGCCATTGCCCGGGTCATCGCGGGTCTGCTGGAAAAAGTTCACTACACCAAACATCCGTTGGATGCGGAGTATTCCGGCAAGTTTCTCGACAAATATCTTGATGCGTTGGATCCCTCGCACATGCTTTTCCTGCAATCAGATCTGGAGGAGTTTGAGAAGTATCGCGCCACCTTGGGCGATCTCACCCGCCGGTTGGGGGATACCCTGCCCGCCGAAATTATTTTCGCGCGCTTCATGGAGCGCAGCGACCAGCAGGCCGTCTATGTCACCAACTTGGTGGCCACCGAGAAATTTACCTTTGATACGGACGAGCGGTATATTTTTAACCGTCGGGATGTGCCACGTCCCAAAGACCTCACGGCGGCCAAAGCACTCTGGAAGGAGCGTCTCCGTTTTGAATTTTTGCAGGACAAGCTGAACAAGGAAAAGCCGGAGGTAATCGTAAAAAACATTGTGCGCCGGTACGCCCGGCAGTTGCGCATGTTGAGAGAGCTGGACACCGATGAAGTGTTGCAAATCTACATGACGGCGCTTACGCATTGTTACGATCCGCATTCCGAATACATGGGCAAGCCCGCCTTGGAAAACTTTAACATCAGTATGCGCCTTTCGCTGTTCGGCATTGGCGCGTTGCTGCGCTCAGAAGATGGTTTCTGCAAGATTGTGGAATTAACGCCCGGCGGTCCTGCGGACCGCAGCAAAAAATTCAAACCCAATGACCGCATTGTGGCGGTGGCCCAGGGGACCAATGAATGGGTGGATGTCGTGGACATGAAGTTGAACAAGGTGGTCGAACAGATCCGCGGCCCCGAAGGCACCGAGGTGCGCCTGCGCGTGATCCCAGCCGACGCCCCCAACGAGGGCGACCGCAAGGAAATCACGATCATCCGGGAAAAAATCAAAATGGATGAGGCAGAAGCCAAAGCCAAGCTCATTGAATTGCCGGCGGAAAACGGCAAGCCAGCGCATCGTCTGGGGATCATTGATCTGCCCTCATTCTATGCCGACTTGGGAAATCGGCAAGCGGGGCGCAAGGATTGCACGGATGACGTAAATAAACTTTTGCTTAAACTGGTTGCTGAAAACGTGGAAGGGGTGATCCTGGACTTGCGCCGGAACGGTGGTGGCGCACTGGATGACGCGGTCAAAATGTCCGGCCTGTTTATCAAAGATGGCCCAATTGTCCAAGTGCGCGATCCAGACGGCACCATCAACGTGGATAAAGACATTGACCCAAGCATTAGTTACAATGGGCCGCTGATCATTCTCACCAGCCGGTTTAGCGCTTCCGCCTCCGAAATTCTGGCCGGAGCCATGCAGGATTACGGGCGTGCCCTGGTGGTTGGGGATATTTCCACCCACGGCAAGGGCACGGTGCAAATCGTGGAGGGGCTGAATCGTTTCGTCCGGCTTACCAATGATATTGGGGCGCTCAAGTTCACCATCCGGAAATTCTACCGAGCCAATGGCTCTTCCACCCAGTTGAAAGGCGTGACTCCTGACGTTGTGTTGCCGTCCATTAATAACCATGCGGAAGTGGGCGAAGGCCAGTTACCCAACGCCCTGGAGTGGGATACGATTCCCAGCGCCAAATATGACCCCGTCAATTACGTCGCCCCCCAACTTGATGAATTGCGAAAACGATCGGAGGCGCGGGTGGCTGCCGATAAGGATTTTCAATGGCTCCAAAAGGAGATCGCAATCTTTAAGAAGAATCAGAAGGAAAAAAGCGTGTCGTTGAATGAGCAACAGCGGTTGAAGGAGAAAAAGGAAAGCGAAGCCCGCAGCGAAGCCCGCAAGAAAGAGCTGCGCACGCGGCCAGAACCCAGTTACAAAATCTATGATTTCACCCTGAAGAATGTGGATAAGCCCGGTCTTCCTCCGGCGACCGTTAAGACTAATGCGCCGCCTTCGGTTTCCGCCAAGAAGAAGGATGAAAAGAAAAACGAACCGACCAAACCAAAAGATCCCACGCACGGAACCGGAGAGGATTTGGATGAGGATGCCAAAGATGACAGCCCGGTGAATGGCGTGGATGTGACCTTAGAGGAAACCAAACGTATTCTACTGGACATGATTGATTTGTCCGCCAAAAAATAA
- a CDS encoding mechanosensitive ion channel family protein → MKIRLYSWLLFMGVLVLMLNGAQAQTTTNVVAKTVTPFPESPTMGNSFGFWLENVQCLQTSFLNIPLWQYLASIIYIGLTILMVMAVDYLFKTIVERRALEGQNEVRDRMIHLLRGPIKMVCFIILLHVGLNVFNYPHWVDHYVSVGLKIVLAWSITYMFTRAVDMFVLYLRKKYQGDGDGFDAQLFPTFGKALKWAIVVVAVLMTLQNLDINVTSILASLSIGGLAFGLAAQDTIANLFGAVSIALDKPFKVGDVVKLQDLEGVVERIGLRSTRIRNWEGHLVSVPNKTMMNAIITNITRRPNVQKIVTYALPYQTPLLKLKQAMTILEDTYRRCNIVEDMSIGFTEFSDSAIIVKVILNCKETDGKTFTAAIHDTNLAIKQKFDQQMIELAFPTQMHLVKHIGGA, encoded by the coding sequence ATGAAGATTAGGCTTTATAGCTGGTTGTTGTTTATGGGTGTCCTCGTGCTCATGTTGAATGGCGCGCAGGCGCAAACCACCACCAACGTGGTCGCCAAAACCGTCACGCCATTCCCTGAGTCACCCACCATGGGAAACTCGTTTGGCTTCTGGCTGGAAAATGTCCAGTGTCTCCAAACTTCGTTTTTAAACATCCCCCTCTGGCAATACCTCGCCTCCATTATCTATATCGGCCTGACTATTCTAATGGTGATGGCAGTGGATTATCTCTTCAAGACGATTGTCGAACGGCGTGCTTTGGAAGGGCAGAATGAAGTCCGGGACCGCATGATTCACTTGCTGCGCGGCCCGATCAAGATGGTTTGTTTTATCATTCTGTTGCATGTGGGGCTGAATGTCTTCAATTATCCCCATTGGGTGGACCACTATGTCAGCGTGGGTTTGAAAATTGTCCTGGCTTGGTCCATCACGTACATGTTCACCCGAGCGGTAGATATGTTTGTCCTGTACTTGCGCAAGAAATACCAGGGGGACGGCGACGGTTTCGACGCCCAATTATTTCCCACCTTTGGCAAGGCCCTGAAGTGGGCCATTGTGGTCGTTGCGGTCTTGATGACGCTGCAAAACCTGGATATTAATGTAACAAGCATCCTGGCTTCGCTATCCATTGGCGGTCTGGCGTTTGGGCTGGCCGCGCAGGACACCATCGCCAATTTGTTTGGCGCTGTGTCCATCGCTCTCGATAAACCGTTCAAGGTGGGGGATGTGGTCAAACTTCAGGATCTGGAAGGCGTAGTCGAGCGGATTGGCCTGCGCAGCACGCGGATTCGCAATTGGGAAGGTCATCTGGTCAGCGTGCCAAACAAGACGATGATGAATGCCATCATCACCAACATCACCCGCCGCCCGAACGTCCAAAAGATCGTTACCTACGCCCTGCCGTATCAAACGCCCTTGCTCAAGCTTAAACAGGCGATGACCATCCTCGAAGACACCTATCGTCGCTGTAACATCGTCGAAGATATGAGCATCGGATTCACTGAGTTCTCTGACTCAGCTATCATCGTCAAGGTCATTTTGAACTGCAAGGAGACGGATGGCAAAACCTTTACCGCCGCGATACACGACACCAACCTGGCGATTAAACAAAAGTTCGACCAACA